Proteins encoded by one window of Candidatus Methanoperedens sp.:
- the phnD gene encoding phosphate/phosphite/phosphonate ABC transporter substrate-binding protein, which yields MKYASLIIVIFILLISGCVDKKDKIDLSVTQETNTSFSEPVVRVAIASVVSPKESYEYYGEMIQYLSQKLGGEVKIIQKRSYQEINDMVKNKEIDFAFVCGGAYIDGNSEFGMKILVAPEVYGNTTYNSYIIVHNNSNYTNFTGLRGKKFAFTDPLSNSGKLYPAYRLYLINETPGSFFGIDGQGRDNWFYTYGHDNSIIAVAEQLAEGAAVDSLVYEYMKETSPEIIAKTRIIEISPSFGIPPVVVSKDIDPFLEEKLRNIFLNMDKDEKGKRILSLIKINRFVYIDDKAYDSIREMRKQIK from the coding sequence ATGAAATATGCGTCTTTAATAATAGTAATTTTTATTTTATTAATATCCGGTTGTGTTGATAAAAAGGATAAAATTGACCTGAGTGTAACACAGGAAACTAATACATCATTTAGTGAGCCAGTAGTCAGGGTCGCAATTGCTTCGGTTGTTTCTCCGAAAGAATCTTATGAATATTATGGAGAAATGATTCAATATCTTTCGCAAAAACTCGGTGGGGAAGTAAAAATAATCCAGAAAAGAAGTTATCAGGAAATAAATGATATGGTCAAAAATAAAGAAATCGACTTTGCTTTTGTCTGTGGGGGGGCATATATTGACGGGAACTCGGAATTCGGGATGAAGATCCTTGTTGCGCCGGAAGTTTATGGAAATACCACATATAATTCATATATAATTGTCCACAACAATAGCAATTATACCAATTTTACCGGCTTAAGAGGCAAGAAATTTGCTTTTACGGACCCACTATCAAATTCGGGAAAACTTTATCCGGCATACAGGCTTTATCTAATTAATGAAACGCCGGGCTCTTTCTTTGGAATTGACGGGCAGGGAAGAGATAATTGGTTTTATACATACGGCCATGATAATTCCATAATTGCAGTAGCTGAGCAACTGGCAGAAGGAGCAGCTGTGGACAGCCTGGTTTATGAGTATATGAAAGAAACAAGCCCTGAAATAATAGCTAAAACGAGAATTATTGAAATATCACCATCTTTTGGTATTCCCCCGGTCGTAGTTTCAAAGGATATAGATCCTTTTCTGGAGGAAAAACTCAGAAATATCTTTTTGAATATGGATAAGGATGAAAAGGGAAAGAGAATACTTTCATTGATCAAGATCAACAGGTTCGTATATATTGATGATAAGGCTTATGATTCAATCAGGGAAATGAGGAAACAAATAAAATGA
- a CDS encoding PAS domain S-box protein translates to MSSLRGRIIISMLAIIFLIFSGSYFVIQDIQTGIIEGEFRNEGFLLANNLASETTNNFLRNDLVEIKKSFENAKNSYPEIEYIFVTDSQGIVIVHTFEDGFPKALLDFARPENVRKEEILETENGTIHEFDAPLFKNVGYIHIGLSENKVRAQIRDASRKILFLAICAVLLGGIFVYFIGKRLTEPIIRLNEGAKRINKGILDQKIEVGSDDEMGELARTFNDMSSTLDQKIKELTTSKEKTENAEKYLETLFDSIEDGIIVININHEIIKMNSSFLKMTGMNEKDVLGKTCHELIFETLPSQNRDCPVNKLLQTGQPIRFVHQSKFDSGTKILDINSSLFIDIKGNPNIIMVIRDVTQHRNLENELLLRNRELTVLNEISKNINEAFDIDRIVSKSLENILKLTNMECGDAYLIDDKTGKYNLVTHRGEKCSDTFEPGVVNEVLIFEGRENIVPAKNNDSFAVIPLKSKDKVFGIIKISSKKNHIFSGRDKELFRAIGNQIGVAIENISFYDNIKYLKEFNDEILNNVNLALHVIDRDMRILAVNDELIKLGRGRIKKEDILYKNIYYVFPFLKEKNVDLEYDHVIKTGEIFQSEEKIQYYDETIYTSTSKIPIKDKNGVVEKIITVIKDVSEKRKLEEELKDSYEELKLTYSKLQEMYKIKDNFLSSISHELRTPLTSVMGYTELMLEENLTQNQIHKIEIIFRNSKRLYRLIRSLLDTQIIDSSDLQLTREKIVINELIIAVVEDMKNIAVSKNIPITIDIPDLLIIEGDNERLIEVFSNIVENAIKFTITGEIVIKGELDTENIHLVISDTGIGIPEDKLNKIFDRFYQVDSSDKRKYGGTGLGLWISKKIIDAHNGRIWAESKNRGSTFHILLPKWVK, encoded by the coding sequence ATGAGTAGTCTGCGCGGCCGGATTATAATATCCATGCTGGCAATTATATTTTTAATCTTTTCAGGTTCATATTTTGTGATCCAGGATATACAAACAGGAATAATCGAGGGAGAGTTCAGGAATGAAGGATTTTTATTGGCAAATAATCTTGCCTCAGAAACCACAAATAATTTTCTAAGAAATGATCTGGTTGAAATCAAAAAATCATTCGAGAATGCAAAGAACAGCTATCCTGAGATCGAATATATATTTGTGACGGATTCGCAGGGAATTGTGATTGTTCATACTTTTGAGGACGGTTTTCCCAAAGCGCTACTCGATTTTGCCAGGCCTGAAAATGTCAGAAAAGAAGAGATATTAGAAACTGAAAATGGAACTATTCATGAATTTGATGCGCCACTTTTTAAAAATGTAGGATATATACATATAGGGTTATCAGAAAACAAGGTAAGAGCACAAATCCGTGATGCATCACGAAAAATCCTGTTTTTGGCTATTTGCGCCGTGCTGCTTGGTGGAATATTTGTCTATTTCATAGGAAAACGATTGACAGAGCCTATCATAAGACTTAATGAAGGGGCAAAAAGAATAAATAAAGGTATTCTTGACCAGAAGATAGAAGTAGGTTCCGATGATGAAATGGGGGAACTTGCACGGACATTTAACGATATGTCTTCTACCCTTGATCAAAAAATCAAGGAACTCACAACCTCAAAAGAAAAAACTGAAAATGCAGAAAAATATCTGGAAACATTGTTCGATAGTATTGAAGATGGAATTATTGTCATAAACATTAACCATGAGATCATTAAAATGAATAGCTCTTTCTTGAAGATGACAGGAATGAATGAAAAAGATGTTTTAGGAAAAACATGCCATGAATTGATTTTCGAAACATTACCATCCCAAAATAGAGATTGCCCGGTCAATAAATTATTGCAGACAGGACAGCCGATACGATTTGTACACCAAAGCAAATTCGACTCCGGTACAAAAATCCTTGATATAAATTCATCCCTGTTCATCGATATAAAGGGAAATCCAAATATTATAATGGTAATAAGAGATGTAACACAGCATAGAAATCTTGAAAATGAACTATTGCTTCGAAATCGTGAGCTTACGGTGCTAAATGAAATTTCAAAGAATATTAACGAAGCATTTGATATTGATCGGATAGTATCAAAATCACTTGAAAATATCCTGAAATTAACAAATATGGAATGTGGAGATGCCTATCTGATTGACGACAAGACCGGGAAATATAACCTGGTAACTCATCGGGGTGAAAAATGCAGTGATACTTTTGAACCCGGTGTAGTAAATGAAGTATTGATCTTTGAAGGCAGGGAAAATATTGTACCCGCAAAGAATAATGATTCTTTTGCAGTTATTCCACTTAAATCAAAAGATAAAGTTTTTGGGATAATTAAGATCAGCAGCAAAAAAAATCATATTTTTTCAGGGAGGGACAAAGAACTTTTTCGGGCTATTGGAAACCAGATAGGTGTAGCTATTGAGAACATCAGTTTCTATGATAATATAAAATATCTCAAAGAATTTAACGATGAAATACTGAACAATGTAAACCTGGCATTACATGTTATTGATAGGGATATGAGGATACTTGCTGTAAACGATGAATTAATTAAGCTTGGCAGGGGCAGGATAAAGAAAGAAGACATTTTATATAAAAATATTTACTATGTATTTCCATTCCTCAAGGAAAAAAATGTGGATCTGGAATATGATCATGTCATTAAAACCGGAGAAATTTTTCAAAGTGAGGAAAAAATACAATATTATGATGAAACAATATATACAAGTACCAGCAAAATCCCCATCAAGGACAAAAATGGAGTTGTGGAAAAGATTATAACTGTTATAAAGGACGTATCTGAAAAGAGAAAACTTGAAGAAGAACTTAAAGACTCTTATGAAGAACTCAAATTAACATATTCAAAACTCCAGGAAATGTATAAGATCAAAGATAATTTTCTTTCAAGTATATCTCACGAACTTAGAACCCCACTCACATCTGTTATGGGATACACTGAATTAATGCTGGAAGAGAATTTGACGCAAAACCAGATTCATAAAATTGAGATCATATTCCGGAATTCAAAACGATTATACAGGTTGATAAGGTCGCTTCTTGATACCCAGATAATCGACTCAAGCGATCTCCAGCTCACCAGAGAAAAGATAGTGATCAATGAACTTATCATAGCTGTGGTCGAAGATATGAAGAACATTGCAGTTAGTAAGAATATACCCATAACCATTGATATTCCTGATCTCTTGATCATTGAGGGAGATAACGAAAGATTAATAGAGGTATTTTCAAATATTGTGGAAAATGCAATTAAATTTACGATTACAGGTGAGATAGTTATAAAAGGGGAGTTGGATACCGAAAATATCCATCTTGTGATCAGCGACACCGGGATTGGTATCCCTGAAGATAAGCTGAATAAAATATTTGACCGGTTCTATCAGGTGGATTCATCAGACAAAAGAAAATACGGCGGTACCGGATTGGGTTTATGGATATCGAAGAAAATTATAGACGCGCATAATGGCCGAATATGGGCGGAAAGTAAAAATAGAGGAAGTACCTTTCATATTTTATTACCAAAATGGGTGAAATAA